A window of Comamonadaceae bacterium OTU4NAUVB1 contains these coding sequences:
- a CDS encoding phosphodiesterase — protein MQFLMGEDVLFAVFQPIVDLHQGTVLGHEALIRGPVDTPWHPPLAMLALAATVSRSVDFELHCVATVLSCWVKAGGRGCLFLNLSAGALVEAVAGNAPRWLESTVVRSQVNASSIVVELTEQEKTNDLAMLRDAVGKVRELGMSIALDDFGEGHSNFRLWAELKPEFVKTDKFFTQDISSNPQKVEFLRALATLGQTLGTRLIAEGIEEAEDLRVLRDLGIRHGQGYLLGRPSMELAASVAPSASWSLVDHAVAVRPHSRAQAGRGVLRNLILTKAPTIDPRTLNDDVSRLFQAHPTLHALPVLRNEQPVALINRQSFMDDYARLYFREVHGRRACLGYANQSPRVVELDDNVEGLLEILKSNDQRYLKDGFIVLDQGRYVGLGTGEQLVRTVTEARIEAARHANPLTFLPGNVPISLHIDRLLTGGGSFVVCYADLNNFKVFNDHYGYWRGDEMIRLFARTALDQVDPYHDFVGHIGGDDFMLLFQSSDWQRRCTCMMQTFAAEALTLYDDDAKEAGGIEGADRHGVVRFFPCTTVAIGAVCIRPGLYRRAEDVANEATAAKHDAKSAIDGFAIRHAVGLIEQ, from the coding sequence ATGCAATTCTTGATGGGCGAGGACGTTCTGTTCGCTGTTTTCCAACCTATTGTCGACCTCCATCAAGGCACGGTCCTGGGACATGAAGCGTTGATCCGTGGTCCGGTGGATACCCCGTGGCATCCTCCTCTGGCCATGCTGGCGTTGGCAGCGACGGTCTCGCGTTCGGTAGATTTCGAGTTGCACTGTGTCGCGACGGTCCTCTCGTGCTGGGTCAAGGCCGGCGGCCGGGGATGCTTGTTCTTGAATTTAAGTGCCGGCGCGTTGGTTGAAGCCGTGGCTGGCAACGCGCCGAGGTGGCTGGAATCGACCGTGGTCCGCTCCCAGGTCAACGCGAGTTCGATCGTGGTCGAGCTTACGGAACAGGAAAAGACCAACGATCTCGCCATGCTGCGTGATGCCGTTGGCAAAGTGCGCGAACTCGGCATGTCGATCGCGCTGGACGACTTTGGGGAAGGCCATTCCAACTTCCGGCTCTGGGCTGAACTCAAGCCCGAGTTCGTCAAGACCGACAAGTTCTTCACCCAGGACATCTCGTCTAATCCACAGAAAGTGGAGTTTTTGCGCGCCCTTGCAACGCTCGGCCAGACACTGGGCACTCGACTGATTGCCGAAGGCATCGAAGAGGCAGAAGACTTGCGTGTGCTGCGTGATCTGGGCATCCGTCACGGGCAAGGCTATCTGCTGGGTCGGCCGTCGATGGAACTGGCAGCGTCAGTTGCTCCAAGCGCTTCTTGGTCGCTTGTTGACCATGCGGTCGCGGTAAGGCCACATTCCAGGGCACAGGCTGGACGTGGTGTGCTGCGGAATTTGATCCTGACGAAAGCACCAACGATCGATCCTCGAACACTCAACGACGACGTGTCACGGCTTTTTCAGGCACATCCGACCTTGCATGCACTGCCGGTTCTGCGAAATGAGCAGCCTGTAGCGCTGATCAATCGACAGTCGTTCATGGACGACTACGCACGTCTTTACTTCCGGGAAGTGCATGGGCGGCGAGCTTGCCTGGGGTATGCCAACCAGTCCCCGCGGGTGGTGGAACTCGATGACAACGTCGAAGGCCTTCTGGAAATTTTAAAGTCAAACGACCAGCGCTACCTGAAGGACGGCTTCATCGTCTTGGACCAAGGACGCTACGTCGGTCTAGGCACGGGTGAACAGCTGGTCCGCACGGTCACCGAGGCCCGCATTGAGGCCGCCAGACATGCCAACCCGCTCACGTTCCTGCCGGGCAACGTTCCCATCAGTCTGCACATTGATCGGCTGCTGACGGGGGGTGGCAGCTTCGTTGTCTGCTACGCGGACTTGAACAACTTCAAGGTCTTCAACGACCACTACGGGTACTGGCGCGGCGACGAGATGATTCGCCTGTTTGCTCGCACGGCACTCGATCAAGTGGACCCGTATCACGACTTCGTCGGGCACATCGGCGGCGATGACTTCATGCTGCTGTTTCAAAGCTCGGATTGGCAGCGGCGTTGCACATGCATGATGCAAACCTTTGCGGCCGAAGCGTTGACCTTGTACGACGACGATGCAAAGGAAGCAGGTGGCATCGAGGGCGCGGACCGGCACGGC
- a CDS encoding H-NS histone family protein, whose protein sequence is MQAEAEKQRKEAMASVIQELIEKIDAYGITAKDLGLRVGKAGEVAKPQRVRKPLGAKVAGTGKTFTGPNGQTWSEGTRGRKPAWLTQQFAEGGASDKAEGK, encoded by the coding sequence TTGCAAGCCGAAGCCGAAAAGCAGCGCAAGGAAGCCATGGCTTCCGTCATCCAGGAACTGATCGAGAAAATCGACGCCTACGGCATCACGGCCAAGGACCTCGGCTTGCGCGTTGGCAAGGCAGGCGAAGTTGCCAAGCCGCAGCGTGTTCGCAAGCCGTTGGGTGCCAAGGTCGCCGGTACGGGCAAGACCTTCACGGGTCCCAACGGCCAGACGTGGAGCGAAGGCACACGTGGTCGCAAGCCGGCTTGGTTGACACAGCAGTTCGCCGAAGGCGGCGCTTCGGACAAGGCCGAAGGCAAGTGA
- a CDS encoding nucleoside 2-deoxyribosyltransferase — MTTNIQNLQTRRPRVYLAGPSVFRPNAKAHLASLAALCERHGLTPLLPTDDCAGAADAPLARRIYESNTQMLRSADGVLADLQEWRGHEPDSGTAFEVGFAAALELPIVGYGAPVDCYADRVAQTRDCERDPLGMLRECDSQMAVEDFGMPLNLMLGCSAVLVKSEEEGIAMLAAMLRHGPASSRQGTFDSWLRARVLDYNARKVAG, encoded by the coding sequence GTGACGACCAACATCCAGAACCTGCAGACGCGACGACCCCGGGTCTACCTCGCCGGACCCAGCGTGTTCCGACCCAATGCCAAGGCGCACTTGGCCAGCCTCGCTGCCCTGTGCGAGCGACACGGCCTGACACCGCTGCTGCCGACCGACGATTGCGCCGGCGCGGCCGATGCGCCGCTCGCGCGGCGCATCTACGAATCGAACACCCAGATGCTGCGCAGCGCCGATGGCGTGCTGGCGGACTTGCAGGAGTGGCGTGGCCACGAACCCGACTCGGGCACCGCTTTCGAGGTCGGTTTTGCCGCTGCCTTGGAACTGCCCATCGTGGGATACGGTGCGCCGGTGGACTGCTACGCCGATCGCGTGGCGCAGACCCGGGATTGCGAGCGCGACCCGCTCGGCATGCTGCGCGAGTGCGACAGCCAGATGGCCGTTGAGGACTTCGGGATGCCGCTGAACCTGATGCTGGGTTGCTCGGCCGTGCTGGTGAAATCGGAGGAAGAGGGCATCGCGATGCTGGCGGCCATGCTGCGGCATGGGCCGGCATCGTCCCGCCAGGGCACCTTCGACAGCTGGCTGCGGGCGCGCGTGCTGGACTACAACGCCCGGAAAGTCGCCGGCTAG
- a CDS encoding ParD-like family protein: MGIVKISDLMHANLRTAGNALSRSINAQAEHWMRVGMLSELHPDLNHRDISLLLIRAEQSGGFDLESLVDLAKAPMHASTGVQ; the protein is encoded by the coding sequence ATGGGCATCGTCAAGATTTCAGACCTCATGCACGCCAATCTGCGCACTGCCGGCAACGCACTGAGCCGTTCAATCAATGCACAAGCAGAACACTGGATGCGCGTGGGCATGTTGTCCGAGCTCCACCCGGACCTCAACCATCGCGACATCAGTTTGCTTCTGATCCGTGCAGAGCAGTCAGGCGGCTTCGATCTGGAATCGCTGGTGGATCTTGCGAAAGCGCCTATGCACGCGTCAACAGGCGTTCAATGA
- the map gene encoding type I methionyl aminopeptidase: MNSKVVVKTPAQIALSRTAGRLAAEVLSVVAPHVKPGVSTEELDRICHDHIVNVQGAIPANLGYLGYPKTILTSVNQVVCHGIPSPDKILKDGDIVNIDVAVIKDGWFGDTSRMYFVGKPGILARRLVATTYEALVAGIRQVRPGATLGDIGYAIQAIANRENFAVVREFCGHGIGQIYHEDLQVLHYGRRGEGLLLEPGMVFTIEPMLNAGRRETKTLADGWTVVTKDRSLSAQWEHMVAVTADGFEVLTPWPDGPCDYAAIHSSG, encoded by the coding sequence ATGAACAGCAAGGTCGTTGTAAAAACACCCGCACAGATCGCACTCTCCCGCACTGCAGGCCGGTTGGCTGCAGAAGTGCTCAGCGTGGTGGCACCGCACGTCAAGCCGGGCGTCAGCACCGAGGAGCTTGATCGCATCTGTCACGACCACATCGTCAATGTTCAAGGTGCGATCCCCGCCAACCTTGGCTATCTCGGCTACCCCAAAACGATCCTCACGTCAGTCAATCAAGTGGTGTGCCACGGCATTCCATCTCCTGACAAGATTCTTAAGGACGGGGACATCGTCAACATCGACGTTGCAGTGATCAAAGACGGCTGGTTCGGCGACACGAGCCGGATGTACTTCGTCGGCAAGCCCGGCATCTTGGCGCGTCGGTTGGTGGCAACGACTTACGAGGCTCTGGTGGCGGGCATTCGACAGGTGCGTCCGGGCGCGACGCTTGGCGACATCGGTTATGCCATCCAAGCCATCGCAAACCGTGAGAACTTCGCCGTGGTGCGCGAGTTCTGTGGTCACGGCATCGGCCAGATCTATCACGAAGACCTCCAGGTGCTTCACTATGGCCGTCGTGGTGAGGGCCTGCTGCTTGAGCCTGGCATGGTTTTCACAATTGAGCCCATGCTGAATGCGGGCCGGCGCGAGACCAAGACCCTGGCCGATGGCTGGACCGTGGTGACCAAGGACCGGTCTCTGTCAGCGCAGTGGGAACACATGGTGGCTGTAACAGCCGATGGCTTCGAGGTATTGACACCCTGGCCCGACGGCCCCTGTGACTACGCTGCCATCCATTCAAGTGGTTGA
- a CDS encoding helix-turn-helix domain-containing protein: MEEETVVRSLAALAQASRLRVFRALVVAGREGVTPGALSGALDLPATSLSFHLKELTNAGLASQERQGRYLVYRASFDQMNALLGYLTENCCQGEACAVDGGPLACDC; this comes from the coding sequence ATGGAAGAAGAAACCGTTGTGAGGTCGCTGGCAGCGCTGGCCCAGGCCAGCCGCCTGCGCGTGTTCCGCGCCCTGGTCGTGGCCGGTCGAGAAGGCGTGACGCCCGGTGCGCTCAGTGGAGCCCTGGACTTGCCAGCAACCAGCTTGTCTTTCCACCTCAAGGAATTGACGAACGCAGGCTTGGCCTCTCAGGAGCGCCAGGGGCGCTATCTCGTCTATCGGGCATCGTTCGACCAGATGAACGCGCTGCTTGGCTACCTCACTGAGAACTGCTGCCAAGGCGAGGCCTGTGCGGTGGATGGCGGGCCCTTGGCTTGCGACTGCTGA
- a CDS encoding arsenic transporter, with translation MLTALLIFIVTLVLVVWQPRGLGIGWSASLGAVLALLTGVVQVADIAVVWHIVWNATAAFIAVIVISLLLDEVGFFEWAALHVARWGRSTGRGLFACIVLLGAVVSALFANDGAALILTPIVLAMLIALGFSPAATLAFVMAAGFIADTASLPLIVSNLVNIVSADFFEIGFADYASVMVPVNIASVVASLVVLLLYFRRDIPARYDMAQLRAPKDAIRDPATFKAGWVVLGLLLVGFFGLEPLGVPVSAVAAVGAVVLLAVAASGPAIDTRKVLKGAPWQIVIFSLGMYLVVYGLRNAGLTDQLASLLDVFARSGVWGAALGTGFLTALLSSVMNNMPTVLIGALSIDASGATGAVKEAMIYANVIGCDLGPKITPIGSLATLLWLHVLSKKGITIAWGAYFKVGIVLTVPVLAITLAALAIRLSVG, from the coding sequence ATGCTGACGGCGCTTCTGATCTTCATAGTCACCCTGGTGCTGGTCGTCTGGCAGCCGCGTGGCCTAGGCATCGGCTGGAGCGCATCGCTGGGTGCCGTGCTGGCGCTGCTGACGGGGGTCGTGCAGGTCGCCGATATCGCGGTGGTGTGGCATATCGTCTGGAACGCCACGGCGGCTTTCATTGCCGTGATCGTCATCAGCCTGCTGCTGGACGAGGTGGGGTTCTTCGAATGGGCCGCCCTGCACGTCGCGCGCTGGGGCCGAAGCACCGGCCGAGGCCTTTTCGCCTGTATCGTGCTGCTGGGTGCGGTGGTGTCGGCCCTGTTCGCCAACGACGGCGCTGCACTGATCCTCACGCCGATCGTGCTTGCGATGCTGATCGCTCTGGGGTTCTCACCTGCCGCGACGCTCGCTTTCGTGATGGCGGCGGGCTTCATCGCCGACACCGCCAGCCTGCCGCTGATCGTCTCCAACCTTGTCAACATCGTCTCGGCCGACTTTTTCGAGATCGGCTTCGCCGACTACGCCTCTGTCATGGTGCCGGTGAACATCGCCTCGGTGGTGGCCAGCCTGGTCGTCCTGCTGCTGTACTTCCGCCGTGACATTCCGGCGCGCTACGACATGGCGCAACTCAGAGCCCCCAAGGATGCCATCCGCGATCCGGCCACATTCAAGGCCGGTTGGGTGGTGCTCGGGTTGCTGCTGGTGGGCTTCTTCGGCCTGGAGCCGCTGGGCGTGCCGGTGAGCGCCGTCGCTGCGGTGGGTGCGGTGGTGTTGCTGGCGGTCGCGGCGAGCGGCCCGGCCATCGACACCCGCAAGGTGCTCAAGGGCGCGCCCTGGCAGATCGTCATTTTTTCGCTGGGCATGTACCTGGTGGTCTATGGCCTGCGCAACGCCGGCCTGACCGATCAGCTCGCGTCCCTGCTCGACGTCTTCGCCCGAAGCGGTGTCTGGGGAGCCGCCCTGGGCACGGGTTTCCTGACGGCCCTCCTCTCGTCGGTCATGAACAACATGCCCACCGTGTTGATCGGCGCGCTGTCCATCGATGCGTCCGGCGCGACCGGTGCCGTCAAGGAAGCGATGATCTACGCCAACGTGATCGGCTGCGACCTCGGCCCAAAGATCACGCCCATTGGCAGCCTCGCCACGCTGCTGTGGTTGCATGTGCTCTCGAAGAAGGGCATCACCATCGCCTGGGGTGCGTACTTCAAGGTGGGCATCGTGCTGACCGTGCCCGTCCTCGCCATTACCTTGGCCGCGCTGGCGATCCGACTGAGCGTGGGCTGA
- the arsC gene encoding arsenate reductase (glutaredoxin) (This arsenate reductase requires both glutathione and glutaredoxin to convert arsenate to arsenite, after which the efflux transporter formed by ArsA and ArsB can extrude the arsenite from the cell, providing resistance.): MSDITIYHNPDCGTSRNVLALIRNTGEEPAVVEYLKTPPDRATLNQLIADMGVPVRELLRQKGTPYDELGLSDPRWRDEQLIDFMLQHPILMNRPIVVTPVGTRLCRPSEAVLDLLPALQRGPLTKEDGEAVIDEKGQRVARP; this comes from the coding sequence ATGAGCGACATCACGATCTATCACAACCCCGACTGCGGGACCTCGCGCAACGTGCTCGCGCTGATCCGCAACACTGGCGAGGAACCTGCTGTCGTCGAGTACCTGAAGACGCCACCCGACCGCGCGACGCTGAATCAACTCATCGCGGACATGGGTGTGCCTGTGCGCGAGTTGCTACGTCAGAAGGGCACGCCCTATGACGAGCTCGGCCTGAGCGATCCAAGGTGGAGGGACGAGCAGCTTATTGACTTCATGCTGCAGCATCCCATCCTCATGAACCGGCCGATCGTGGTAACACCCGTCGGCACCCGACTGTGCCGGCCATCCGAAGCGGTGCTCGACCTCTTGCCGGCGCTGCAGCGAGGCCCGCTCACCAAGGAAGACGGTGAAGCCGTGATCGATGAGAAAGGTCAGCGTGTCGCCAGGCCGTGA
- the arsH gene encoding arsenical resistance protein ArsH, with the protein MRKVSVSPGRDPSDLPNVDAGQFHQPDLQRLHPKARTTHPPRILLLYGSLRERSYSRLLTEEAARLLQALGCETRIYDPSGLPMPDAAPEDHPKVRELRDLAQWAEGMVWTSPERHGAMTGILKAQIDWIPLAIGSVRPTQGKTLAVMEVSGGSQSFNAVNQMRVLGRWMRMITIPNQSSVAKAFLEFEEDGRMKPSPYYERVVDVMEELVKFTLLTRDCADYLVDRYSERRENAEALSKRINLRSI; encoded by the coding sequence ATGAGAAAGGTCAGCGTGTCGCCAGGCCGTGACCCGTCCGACCTGCCCAACGTCGATGCTGGGCAGTTTCACCAGCCCGACCTTCAGCGCTTGCATCCCAAGGCACGGACAACCCACCCGCCGCGCATCCTGCTGCTCTACGGGTCCTTGCGCGAGCGGAGCTACAGCCGGCTGCTGACCGAGGAAGCGGCCCGCCTGCTGCAGGCCTTGGGGTGCGAAACGCGCATCTACGACCCGAGCGGCCTACCAATGCCTGACGCCGCACCGGAGGACCATCCGAAGGTGCGGGAATTGCGCGACCTCGCGCAGTGGGCTGAGGGCATGGTGTGGACATCCCCGGAGCGCCACGGCGCGATGACGGGAATCCTCAAGGCGCAGATCGACTGGATTCCCCTGGCAATCGGCTCGGTGCGACCCACGCAAGGCAAGACGCTGGCGGTGATGGAGGTCTCAGGCGGCTCGCAGTCCTTCAACGCCGTCAACCAGATGCGCGTGCTCGGGCGCTGGATGCGAATGATCACGATCCCCAACCAGTCGTCCGTGGCCAAGGCATTCCTGGAGTTCGAGGAGGACGGGCGCATGAAGCCCTCGCCGTACTACGAGCGGGTGGTGGACGTGATGGAGGAGTTGGTGAAATTCACGCTGCTCACGCGCGACTGCGCGGATTACCTGGTGGACCGCTACAGCGAGCGGCGGGAAAACGCGGAAGCCCTGTCGAAGCGGATCAACCTGCGCAGCATCTAA
- a CDS encoding SdiA-regulated domain-containing protein gives MPDIDTAMRTPFTDRPSPAALGHLSLRALLLGAAFAVTACGGGEDDAVAATTPTSPAVTTPVTPPTTGAVAAVPLGVPALSFVSPQESLDLANYTLTSRVTLPINGAPGANQIAAEVSAVTYSEATDSLFIVGDEGTYITQLSKAGTVIDTMNLPAGLFGDPEGLTWAGGNTFVVANERERTANLFTYTAGTTLSAASVRTVKLGTTVGNIGLEGVTRDPATGGYIFVKEMTPQGIFQTGIDFTAQTATNGSATTVDSTNLFEPALMALDDIADVHALSNTLAPSAPDHLHLMVLGQENGRILKVDRTGRVYGRLDLPNAPLNLGHEGITLDKQLNLYVTNEAGGGSQLLPQLWVYTPTRSAAQVGLSSNLYLTFTGAVAAGAGNIILTGGNGDTRTIAVTDATQVSITGSTVRINPTADLSPGITYRVQYAAGVFKDATGVAAMAVNGALSFTSVPDTTAPVLQRSTPVDNAAGVALGANLSLTFSEPVRAGTGTVTVTNGSNDTRVINVVDTSQIIISGATITLNPALDLAAGSPYAVQISPGALVDAAGNAFAGITDSTTLNFSTEGTAASPAPMLFITEVNSNAAAGPDFFEIYNYGATTANLIGWKWDDDSASTTDAASVALPNITIPAGARVVVVADADSTAFLNAWGLPATFPVVAAGGPGLGQSDAVVLFNATGMVAASFSYKATAITATDGTVINRAAAVTDVTPLAAGHAGAVFGGNAASSVVWDGISTSAPTYRAAAVGVSGGFAQPGSPTSVGSPGQ, from the coding sequence TTGCCAGACATCGACACCGCCATGCGAACGCCTTTCACCGACCGTCCATCTCCCGCCGCCCTCGGGCACCTTAGTCTGAGGGCGTTGTTACTCGGCGCCGCGTTCGCCGTCACCGCCTGTGGCGGGGGGGAAGACGACGCCGTGGCCGCGACAACGCCGACCTCGCCGGCCGTGACGACACCGGTCACGCCTCCGACGACCGGCGCCGTCGCTGCGGTGCCCCTCGGCGTGCCGGCGCTGTCCTTCGTCTCGCCACAGGAGAGTCTGGACCTTGCCAACTACACGCTGACGAGCCGGGTGACCCTGCCGATCAACGGTGCGCCCGGAGCCAACCAGATCGCGGCGGAAGTCTCGGCCGTCACCTACAGCGAGGCCACCGACAGCCTTTTCATCGTCGGCGACGAAGGCACCTACATCACCCAGCTTTCAAAAGCCGGCACGGTCATCGACACGATGAACCTGCCCGCTGGCCTGTTCGGCGACCCGGAGGGTCTTACGTGGGCCGGTGGCAACACCTTCGTGGTAGCGAACGAGCGCGAGCGCACTGCCAACCTGTTCACCTACACGGCTGGCACCACGCTAAGCGCTGCCAGTGTGCGCACCGTCAAGCTCGGCACCACGGTGGGCAACATTGGCTTGGAGGGCGTCACGCGCGACCCAGCGACGGGCGGCTACATCTTCGTGAAGGAAATGACCCCGCAGGGCATCTTCCAGACCGGGATCGACTTCACGGCGCAGACCGCCACCAACGGCTCGGCCACCACTGTCGATTCGACCAACCTGTTCGAGCCCGCGCTGATGGCCCTGGACGACATCGCCGACGTGCATGCCCTGTCCAACACGCTGGCGCCCTCCGCGCCGGACCATCTGCATCTGATGGTGCTCGGTCAGGAAAACGGTCGCATCCTGAAGGTCGACCGCACCGGCAGGGTCTACGGCCGCCTCGATCTGCCCAACGCGCCGCTGAACCTGGGGCACGAAGGCATCACCTTGGACAAACAGCTCAACCTGTACGTCACCAACGAAGCCGGTGGCGGCAGTCAGCTGTTGCCACAGTTGTGGGTCTACACCCCCACCCGATCGGCCGCACAGGTGGGCCTGTCCAGCAACCTGTACCTGACCTTCACCGGCGCCGTGGCTGCAGGTGCCGGCAACATCATCCTGACGGGTGGCAACGGCGACACCCGCACCATTGCCGTCACCGACGCCACCCAGGTAAGCATCACCGGCAGCACCGTCAGGATCAATCCCACGGCCGACCTGAGCCCCGGCATTACCTACCGCGTGCAGTACGCCGCCGGCGTCTTCAAGGACGCTACCGGCGTGGCGGCCATGGCGGTCAACGGCGCACTGAGCTTTACCAGCGTGCCCGACACCACCGCGCCGGTGCTGCAGCGTTCGACACCGGTCGACAACGCCGCCGGCGTCGCGCTGGGCGCCAACCTGTCGCTGACCTTCAGCGAACCCGTACGCGCCGGCACGGGCACCGTCACCGTCACCAATGGCTCGAATGACACGCGGGTGATCAACGTGGTCGATACCTCCCAGATCATCATCAGCGGCGCGACCATCACCCTCAATCCGGCGCTCGACCTGGCTGCCGGCTCCCCGTATGCCGTGCAGATCTCCCCCGGTGCCTTGGTCGATGCCGCCGGCAACGCTTTCGCGGGGATCACGGACAGCACCACGCTCAACTTCAGCACCGAAGGCACCGCGGCGAGCCCGGCGCCCATGTTGTTCATCACCGAGGTCAACTCCAACGCTGCAGCCGGTCCCGACTTCTTCGAGATCTACAACTACGGCGCCACCACTGCCAACCTGATCGGCTGGAAATGGGACGACGACTCGGCCAGCACCACCGACGCGGCGAGCGTCGCGCTGCCCAACATCACCATCCCCGCCGGCGCGCGCGTCGTGGTCGTGGCGGATGCCGACAGCACTGCTTTCCTCAACGCCTGGGGCCTGCCCGCGACCTTCCCGGTCGTGGCGGCGGGCGGACCGGGTCTTGGCCAGAGCGACGCGGTGGTGCTCTTCAACGCGACCGGCATGGTCGCGGCCAGCTTCAGCTACAAGGCCACGGCCATTACCGCCACCGACGGCACAGTGATCAATCGCGCCGCTGCCGTGACCGACGTTACACCGCTCGCGGCTGGCCACGCCGGTGCCGTGTTCGGCGGTAACGCGGCCTCGTCGGTCGTATGGGACGGCATATCGACCTCCGCGCCGACGTACCGCGCTGCCGCGGTCGGCGTTTCAGGGGGCTTCGCCCAGCCAGGGTCGCCGACATCGGTCGGCTCTCCCGGCCAATGA
- a CDS encoding LysR substrate-binding domain-containing protein — MEIRHLRYFLAVAESGHITRAAETLGMQQPPLSQQIRALETALGTALFIRHPKGVALTSAGRVLQVEAERSLKEFSAMQERMVAFVQGKRGRISVAFTTSAAAHAFTPACLRQCRNLHPDIQIDVSEKNAAEITDAVLSSRLDCGFLRVPVARPAGIAFEPVLTEESVLAIPMDHRLAADETARVALKELEGEPLILVRRPGAPGLYANLLMACVRAGVHVEPAVEVERMMTGLNLVAAGVGLSMVPSSMRGVHAHAVKYRRFEDASQLESPLTIVYREADCNGPAATFIALVRELAVDYRA, encoded by the coding sequence ATAGAGATCCGTCACCTTCGGTACTTTCTTGCGGTGGCGGAATCTGGACACATCACACGGGCCGCTGAGACCCTCGGCATGCAGCAGCCGCCTTTGTCCCAGCAGATTCGCGCGCTGGAGACTGCACTCGGCACGGCACTGTTCATTCGTCACCCCAAAGGCGTGGCACTCACCAGCGCGGGCCGGGTTCTGCAGGTCGAGGCCGAGCGTTCGCTGAAAGAGTTCTCAGCCATGCAGGAGCGGATGGTGGCCTTTGTTCAGGGCAAGCGCGGTCGCATTTCGGTTGCTTTCACCACCTCTGCGGCAGCACACGCTTTCACACCGGCTTGCCTTCGTCAGTGTCGCAATCTCCACCCCGACATCCAGATCGATGTCAGCGAGAAAAACGCCGCGGAGATCACTGACGCCGTTCTGTCATCGCGCCTCGACTGCGGTTTTTTGCGCGTACCCGTGGCACGCCCTGCTGGCATCGCCTTCGAGCCGGTGCTCACCGAAGAATCGGTCCTTGCCATACCCATGGATCATCGGCTCGCAGCAGATGAAACGGCGCGCGTGGCACTGAAAGAGCTCGAGGGCGAACCGCTCATCCTCGTGCGCCGGCCTGGAGCGCCTGGCCTGTACGCCAACCTGCTCATGGCATGCGTCCGCGCCGGGGTGCATGTGGAGCCAGCGGTCGAAGTCGAACGCATGATGACGGGCCTCAACCTGGTTGCAGCCGGAGTTGGCCTCTCGATGGTTCCGTCCTCCATGCGAGGCGTGCATGCCCATGCTGTGAAGTACCGGCGTTTCGAGGACGCTTCGCAACTGGAATCGCCCCTCACCATCGTCTATCGGGAAGCCGATTGCAACGGACCCGCGGCCACATTCATCGCGTTGGTGCGAGAGCTTGCTGTCGATTACCGTGCCTGA